In Scomber scombrus chromosome 17, fScoSco1.1, whole genome shotgun sequence, the following proteins share a genomic window:
- the ttbk2b gene encoding tau-tubulin kinase 2b, which translates to MSGAGDHTDILSVADVVRDRWKVARKIGGGGFGEIYEVLDQLSQATVALKVESAQQPKQVLKMEVAVLKKLQGKDHVCRFVGCGRNDRFNYVVMELQGRNLADLRRTMTRGTFSVSTTLRLGKQILESIESIHSVGFLHRDIKPSNFAMGRLASTCRCCYMLDFGLARQFTNSSQEVRPPRPVAGFRGTVRYASINAHKNKEMGRHDDLWSLFYMLVEFMVGQLPWRKIKDKEQVGNLKETYDHRLMLKHLPSEFSIFLDHVLILDYFTKPDYQLLMSVFDNAMKSHNVLENDPYDWEKCDSEDMLTITAAATTQQLTRLTPAYLGMANASVLPCELQRENTEDVLQGERLSDADNCPPIPTPTTPGADVWEEMDRNRNHKHAQPVIRKVVSEDEHSQNQGNQSPNTGSIQSSPRRVRSETMFLERAAPLLRRIRHSQSLAFEKRLAPEPKPTIERFLEAYLGKQRPLLSQVGEKCIPERGHGQQTPPCNEEHSGTATPDPEEGAASSGFVAVNLSPVPQEGDSQEWVMLELEQGSGSGATKPLAEALHEDKPGSHTPAETENSSEPQDGQSPAVPSSPVLSQMSMPGTWLLGHRRLPGMLGQMPSVMLGRSQMEQSSSCAPQSPVQEKSAAIPLEAPSDKSDEPPGELSKDGGKLELAPVPSPAKGLTSHLTNDRDPESDSGLPDRSSEPNQQPQADTAGGAMESTVTVSSSPPPVLLRRRDSPSSPRLSRIPVREPGAPLESPSRDLAMERRHRWSSPVPGSPTHSPSPSLSCDNLPCAFPRDRLSSEREDPLSLSSSSGSKSKIPRPVSATFIPEQLTSRFLPRPPPGKPPIRPCVDNRRRRLRVRASSTSDADFLASLTQLMQDRSGMLFSPPPRPRSTSSSLQRSLSSSPSRQELREGVALPGRSRSPSSFSGSPPPRHAHPQDRSAAQGQWGHGSRGRGLMHEGKGAGKVGR; encoded by the exons ATGAGTGGGGCTGGAGACCACACAGACATCCTGTCAGTGGCAGACGTGGTCAGAGACAGATGGAAAGTG GCAAGGAAGATAGGTGGTGGCGGGTTTGGGGAGATCTACGAGGTTTTGGATCAGTTGAGCCAGGCCACCGTTGCCTTGAAGGTGGAGTCTGCTCAGCAACCCAAACAGGTGCTGAAGATGGAGGTAGCTGTCCTGAAGAAGCTGCAGG GCAAAGACCACGTGTGTCGCTTTGTGGGCTGCGGCCGAAACGATCGCTTCAACTATGTGGTGATGGAACTCCag GGGAGGAATCTGGCTGATTTGCGCAGAACCATGACCCGCGGAACCTTTTCTGTCTCCACAACTTTAAGACTTGGCAAGCAGATTTTAGAATCCATTGAAAGCATCCATTCTGTGGGCTTCCTCCACCGTGACATTAAACCG TCTAACTTTGCAATGGGAAGACTAGCCAGTACCTGCAGATGCTGCTATATGCTTGACTTTGGTTTAGCCCGTCAGTTTACTAACTCCAGCCAGGAAGTCCGTCCA CCTCGTCCTGTGGCAGGGTTTAGAGGAACTGTGCGATATGCTTCAATCAATGCTCATAAAAATAAG GAAATGGGTCGTCATGATGACCTGTGGTCCCTCTTCTACATGCTGGTTGAATTCATGGTTGGTCAGCTTCCCTGGAGGAAAATCAAAGATAAG GAACAAGTAGGAAACCTAAAAGAGACATACGACCACCGACTCATGCTTAAGCACCTTCCCTCCGAGTTTAGCATTTTCCTGGATCACGTTTTGATTTTGGACTACTTCACTAAGCCTGACTATCAG CTCCTGATGTCAGTGTTTGACAATGCCATGAAAAGCCACAATGTGCTGGAGAATGACCCTTACGACTGGGAGAAGTGTGATTCAGAGGATATGCTGACCATCACTGCCGCAGCAACCACTCAACAGCTCACCCGTCTCACACCAGCATATTTGGg cATGGCCAATGCTTCGGTGCTGCCGTGCGAGCTGCAGAGGGAGAACACTGAGGATGTCCTGCAAGGGGAGCGCCTCAGTGATGCTGACAACTGCCCCCCCATCCCTACGCCGACCACGCCCGGCGCAGATGTATGGGAAGAGATGGACCGTAACCGCAACCATAAACATGCCCAGCCGGTGATCAGGAAG GTAGTGAGCGAGGATGAGCACAGTCAGAACCAGGGGAACCAGAGTCCCAACACTGGCTCCATACAGAGCTCTCCCAGACGGGTGCGATCAGAGACCATGTTCTTGGAACGGGCTGCACCGCTGCTCCGGAGGATAAGACACAGTCAAAGCTTGGCATTTGAAAAGAGACTCGCACCTGAACCCAAGCCCACCATCGAACGCTTCCTCGAGGCCTA CCTGGGCAAACAgcgtcctctcctctctcaggtCGGGGAGAAATGCATTCCTGAGAGGGGACACGGGCAGCAGACGCCCCCCTGCAATGAGGAGCACTCTGGCACGGCGACCCCCGACCCAGAGGAGGGCGCAGCAAGCAGCGGTTTCGTCGCTGTGAATCTCAGTCCCGTACCGCAGGAGGGAGACTCCCAGGAGTGGGTGATGCTGGAGCTGGAGCAAGGCAGCGGTTCTGGAGCCACCAAGCCTCTGGCAGAAGCCCTTCACGAGGACAAGCCGGGGTCCCACACGCCTGCTGAGACAGAGAACTCCTCTGAGCCGCAGGATGGCCAGTCTCCGGCAGTGCCAAGCAGCCCTGTCCTGTCGCAGATGAGCATGCCCGGCACATGGTTGCTGGGCCACAGGAGGCTGCCAGGAATGCTGGGACAAATGCCCTCAGTCATGTTGGGAAGATCCCAGATGGAACAG TCCTCCAGCTGTGCGCCACAGTCTCCTGTACAGGAGAAGAGTGCTGCAATACCACTAGAGGCCCCATCTGATAAATCTGATGAACCTCCTGGGGAACTCtcaaaggatggagggaagttGGAGTTAGCTCCAGTGCCAAGCCCAGCCAAGGGCCTCACTTCCCATCTGACCAACGACAGAGACCCAGAGAGTGATTCCGGTCTGCCTGATCGTTCCTCGGAGCCGAACCAGCAGCCCCAAGCTGATACAGCCGGAGGCGCCATGGAGAGCACCGTCACCGTCTCGTCCTCTCCGCCCCCAGTTCTGCTCAGGCGAAGAGACTCTCCCTCGTCCCCAAGATTGAGCCGAATCCCTGTAAGAGAACCCGGCGCTCCGCTGGAATCTCCGAGCAGGGACCTAGCCATGGAGAGGCGTCATCGCTGGAGCAGTCCGGTCCCTGGCTCCCCCACCCACTCCCCGTCCCCGTCGCTGTCCTGTGACAACCTGCCTTGCGCTTTCCCGAGAGACAGGCTCTCCTCGGAGCGAGAAGaccctctttctctgtcctcctcATCAGGTAGCAAAAGTAAGATCCCGCGACCTGTCAGCGCCACCTTTATACCCGAGCAACTGACGAGCAGGTTTCTGCCTCGACCACCTCCGGGGAAACCACCCATCCGTCCATGTGTGGACAACAG ACGGCGGCGGCTAAGAGTACGTGCCAGCAGCACTAGTGACGCAGACTTCCTGGCCAGTCTGACCCAGCTGATGCAAGACCGCAGCGGGATGCTCTTCAGCCCTCCACCTCGTCCTcgcagcacctcctcctccctgcagcGCTCGCTGAGCTCCTCCCCCTCCCGCCAGGAGCTCCGCGAGGGCGTGGCACTCCCGGGACGCAGCCGCTCGCCATCCAGCTTCTCCGGGTCCCCTCCTCCTCGACACGCTCACCCGCAAGACAGGTCCGCCGCGCAGGGTCAGTGGGGCCACGGCTCCAGGGGAAGGGGCCTGATGCACGAGGGGAAAGGTGCAGGCAAAGTGGGCCGATGA
- the churc1 gene encoding protein Churchill: MCNDCVQKEYPDRGNTCLENGSYLMNYLSCASCHQRDFVLISNKATEDEDGEEIVTYDHVCKNCDHVIARHEYTFSVDDEYQEYTMLCMLCGKAEDSISVLPDDPRQSAPLF; encoded by the exons ATGTGTAACGACTGTGTCCAAAAAGAGTACCCTGACCGA GGGAACACTTGTCTGGAGAATGGCTCCTATCTGATGAACTACCTGAGCTGTGCCAGCTGCCACCAAAGGGACTTCGTGCTGATCAGTAACAAAGCCACGGAGGAtgaagatggagaggaaattGTCACATACGACC ATGTTTGTAAAAACTGTGACCATGTCATCGCCAGACATGAATACACTTTCTCTGTTGACGATGAGTATCAG GAGTACACTATGCTTTGCATGCTGTGCGGAAAGGCAGAGGACTCCATCAGTGTGCTGCCAGATGATCCCAGACAGTCCGCTCCTCTCTTCTAG